In the Mycolicibacterium thermoresistibile genome, one interval contains:
- a CDS encoding Na+/H+ antiporter subunit A: MLAILIAHAIATALAPLLVYRWDRKAFYPLALVPLGSLVWVALNWPRDGHVPTTDIEWVPELAMDVNLRFDSLAAVMSVLVLAIGALVLFYCGDYFHHHDGRREKRLPSFAAELVAFSGAMFGLVVSDNMLVLYVFWEITTVLSFLLVGHYAERATSRRAATQALLVTTFGGLAMLAGIVVLGNLAGTYLLSELIAAPPTGVAATVAVVLVLVGALSKSAIVPLHFWLPGAMAAPSPVSAYLHAAAMVKAGVYLVARMTPGFADFSVWRPMAIVLGLATLLLAGWRAIREYDLKLILAFGTVSQLGLITVLVSAGSGDLMLAGLAMLVAHAMFKAALFMVVGIIDHTTGTRDIRRLAWLGNRNKPLLVIAVAAAASMGAIPPFFGFVAKEAVFETMLHSEQLGPSGPWVLAGLVLGSVFTTIYSLRFVVGAFGRKGLPGPSRRVEEQHRTPVTFLLAPGVLAAAALVFGVWPSPVDAALHSYAETVPNGVLLGHYQLALWHGFGPPLLLSAVVIGLGVTVYFLREVLRRRARLPMEVLGNADIVYDKVMRGLDLLAVRTTAITQRGSIPATQSVILSVLVLVPVVVLAVGARDRPGFELWDTPLHTVVAAAALAAAAGTTVMRNRLAAALLVGVTGYSCGAIFAFHGAPDLALTQFLVETVTLVIFVLVLRSLPPETDQAQISRFRWPRAVLALSVGFSLTTLAVFALAARDGMAVAALLPDAAYHLGHGANTVNVILVDIRAWDTMGEIMVLVVAATGVASMVFRHRRFGSPPRVSDAGQPDIGRIAQFVDISPAVGDITWLRGSEFRDPQHRSLVLEVATRIIFPLMMVLSAYFFFAGHNSPGGGFAGGLTAGLAVVLRYIAGGRYELGETIPLDAGKVLGAGLTLAAGTAATSLLLGAPALSSALIELTLPVLGQVTFMTTLFFDLGVYLIVVGLVLDVLRSLGARLDVELAGPAPARAVAKPR; the protein is encoded by the coding sequence ATGCTCGCCATCCTGATCGCGCATGCGATCGCGACCGCGCTGGCACCGCTGCTCGTCTACCGCTGGGACCGCAAGGCCTTCTACCCGCTCGCCCTGGTGCCGCTGGGGTCGTTGGTGTGGGTGGCGCTGAACTGGCCGCGCGACGGTCATGTCCCGACCACCGACATCGAGTGGGTGCCCGAGTTGGCGATGGACGTCAACCTGCGCTTCGACTCGCTGGCCGCGGTGATGAGCGTGCTGGTGCTGGCCATCGGCGCGCTGGTGCTGTTCTACTGCGGCGACTACTTCCACCACCACGACGGCCGCCGGGAGAAACGGCTGCCGTCGTTCGCCGCCGAGCTGGTGGCGTTCTCCGGCGCGATGTTCGGGCTGGTCGTCAGCGACAACATGCTGGTGCTCTACGTGTTCTGGGAGATCACCACCGTGCTGTCATTCCTGCTGGTGGGGCATTACGCGGAGCGTGCGACGAGCCGGCGGGCGGCGACGCAGGCGTTGCTGGTCACCACGTTCGGCGGGCTCGCCATGCTGGCCGGCATCGTGGTGCTGGGCAACCTCGCCGGCACCTACCTGCTCTCGGAGCTGATCGCCGCCCCGCCCACCGGGGTGGCGGCCACGGTCGCGGTGGTGCTGGTCCTGGTCGGTGCGCTGAGCAAATCGGCGATCGTGCCGCTGCACTTCTGGCTGCCGGGCGCGATGGCGGCGCCCAGCCCGGTCAGCGCCTATCTGCACGCCGCCGCGATGGTCAAGGCCGGCGTGTATCTGGTCGCCCGGATGACGCCCGGGTTCGCCGACTTCTCGGTGTGGCGGCCGATGGCGATCGTCCTGGGCCTGGCCACCCTGCTGCTGGCGGGCTGGCGGGCGATCCGCGAATACGACCTGAAGTTGATCCTGGCGTTCGGCACCGTCAGTCAGCTCGGCCTGATCACCGTGCTGGTCAGCGCCGGGAGCGGGGATCTGATGCTGGCCGGGCTGGCCATGCTGGTCGCCCATGCGATGTTCAAGGCCGCCCTGTTCATGGTCGTCGGCATCATCGACCACACCACCGGCACCCGCGACATCCGCCGGCTGGCCTGGCTGGGGAACCGCAACAAGCCGCTGTTGGTGATCGCGGTCGCCGCGGCGGCGAGCATGGGCGCGATCCCGCCGTTCTTCGGCTTCGTGGCCAAGGAAGCGGTGTTCGAGACCATGCTGCACTCCGAGCAATTGGGTCCGTCCGGGCCGTGGGTGCTGGCCGGGCTGGTGCTCGGCAGCGTGTTCACCACCATCTACAGCCTGCGGTTCGTCGTCGGCGCGTTCGGGCGCAAGGGCCTGCCCGGCCCGAGCCGCCGGGTGGAGGAACAGCACCGCACCCCGGTGACGTTCCTGCTGGCCCCGGGCGTGCTGGCCGCGGCGGCGCTGGTGTTCGGGGTGTGGCCGTCGCCGGTGGACGCGGCGTTGCACAGCTACGCCGAGACCGTCCCGAACGGGGTGCTGCTGGGGCACTACCAGCTGGCGTTGTGGCACGGGTTCGGTCCGCCGCTGCTGCTCTCCGCGGTGGTCATCGGGCTCGGCGTCACCGTCTACTTCCTGCGGGAGGTGCTGCGCCGTCGGGCCCGGTTGCCGATGGAGGTGCTCGGCAACGCCGACATCGTCTACGACAAGGTGATGCGCGGGCTGGATCTGCTGGCCGTGCGCACCACCGCGATCACCCAGCGCGGGTCGATCCCGGCCACCCAGTCGGTCATCCTCTCCGTCCTGGTGCTGGTGCCGGTGGTGGTGCTGGCCGTCGGGGCGCGCGACCGGCCGGGATTCGAACTGTGGGACACCCCGCTGCACACCGTGGTCGCGGCGGCTGCGCTGGCCGCGGCGGCCGGCACCACGGTGATGCGCAACCGGTTGGCCGCGGCGCTGCTGGTGGGTGTCACCGGTTACAGCTGCGGTGCGATCTTCGCCTTCCACGGCGCCCCCGACCTGGCATTGACCCAGTTCCTGGTGGAGACCGTCACACTGGTGATCTTCGTGCTGGTGCTGCGGTCGCTGCCGCCGGAGACCGATCAGGCGCAGATCAGCCGGTTCCGTTGGCCCCGGGCGGTTCTGGCGCTGTCGGTCGGTTTCTCCCTCACCACACTGGCGGTGTTCGCGCTGGCCGCCCGGGACGGCATGGCGGTCGCCGCACTGCTGCCCGACGCGGCGTACCACCTCGGCCACGGCGCCAACACCGTCAACGTCATCCTGGTCGACATCCGGGCCTGGGACACCATGGGCGAGATCATGGTGCTGGTGGTCGCGGCCACCGGGGTCGCGTCGATGGTGTTCCGGCACCGGCGCTTCGGATCACCACCGCGGGTGTCGGATGCCGGTCAGCCCGACATCGGCCGGATCGCCCAGTTCGTCGACATCAGCCCCGCCGTGGGGGACATCACCTGGCTGCGCGGCAGCGAGTTCCGCGATCCGCAACACCGGTCGCTGGTGCTGGAGGTGGCGACCCGGATCATCTTCCCGCTGATGATGGTGCTGTCGGCGTACTTCTTCTTCGCCGGCCACAACTCGCCCGGCGGCGGGTTCGCCGGCGGGCTCACCGCCGGACTCGCGGTGGTGCTGCGCTACATCGCCGGCGGGCGCTACGAGCTCGGTGAGACCATCCCGCTGGACGCCGGGAAGGTGCTGGGCGCCGGGCTGACCCTGGCGGCCGGCACCGCCGCCACCTCACTGCTGCTGGGCGCGCCTGCGCTGTCGTCGGCGCTGATCGAGCTGACGCTGCCGGTGCTGGGCCAGGTCACGTTCATGACGACGTTGTTCTTCGATCTGGGGGTGTATCTCATCGTGGTCGGTCTGGTGCTCGACGTGCTGCGCAGTCTGGGCGCCCGGTTGGATGTGGAGTTGGCCGGTCCCGCACCCGCGAGGGCGGTGGCGAAGCCGCGATGA
- a CDS encoding AAA family ATPase — protein sequence MTVTTDVPEPELNQLRLTARLNTSALDSRRGVVRLHPEAIAALGLREWDAVSLTGSRTTAAVVGHAPPGTPVGTALLDDVTLSNAGLVEDAPVLVAPVTVYGARSVTVAGSRLASGSISPATLRQALLGKVMTVGDTVSLLPRDLGPGTSTSAATTALAASVGITWTSELLTVTAVDPPGPVSVQPNSVVAWADSTGTHGTGTHGTGTHGTGTAAPARPPGPGRARPDFTVEDLKGAQSQAERLTEWLKLALDEPELLETLGATPHLGVLVSGPHGVGKATLVRVVCAHRRLVELDGPEIGALPAEERLRRVSETVATVRDGGGVLLITDVDALLPQSADRPAEPVATAILAELRDAVATRGVAFIATSAVPDAVDTRLRAPEVCDRELGLPLPDAAIREQQLAVLLRNVPSEDLRLSEIADRTPGFVIADLQALIREAALRAAARASATGAAPVLRQQDLLGALSVIRPLSRSATEEVAVGSVTFDDVGDMAETKQALTEAVLWPLQHPDTFARLGVQPPRGVLLYGPPGCGKTFVVRALASTGRLSVHAVKGAELMDKWVGSSEKAVRELFQRARASAPSLVFLDEIDALAPRRGQSVDSGVTDRVVASLLTELDGIEPLRDVVVLGATNRPDLIDPALLRPGRLERLVFVEPPDAAARREILATAGKSIPLATEGPDAVDLDALAAELDGYSAADCVALLREAALTAMRRSIDAADVTAADVARARETVRPSLDPAQVQALRAFAAGR from the coding sequence GTGACCGTGACGACAGACGTCCCGGAGCCGGAGCTGAACCAGCTGCGGTTGACCGCGCGGTTGAACACCTCCGCGCTGGACTCCCGGCGCGGTGTGGTGCGGCTGCATCCCGAGGCGATCGCGGCGCTCGGTCTGCGCGAGTGGGATGCGGTGTCGCTCACCGGCTCCCGCACCACGGCCGCGGTGGTCGGGCACGCACCGCCGGGCACCCCGGTCGGCACCGCCCTGCTCGACGATGTGACCCTGTCCAACGCCGGGCTGGTGGAGGACGCCCCGGTACTGGTCGCCCCGGTGACGGTCTACGGGGCCCGTTCGGTCACCGTCGCCGGGTCCCGGCTGGCCAGCGGGTCGATCTCACCGGCGACGCTGCGCCAGGCGCTGTTGGGCAAGGTGATGACGGTGGGCGACACCGTCTCGCTGCTGCCCCGCGACCTCGGCCCCGGCACCTCCACCTCGGCGGCGACCACGGCGCTGGCGGCGTCGGTCGGCATCACCTGGACGTCGGAACTGCTGACCGTCACCGCGGTCGACCCGCCCGGGCCGGTCAGCGTGCAACCCAATTCCGTGGTCGCCTGGGCCGACAGCACCGGCACCCACGGCACCGGGACCCACGGCACCGGGACCCACGGCACCGGCACGGCCGCTCCCGCCCGGCCACCCGGCCCCGGACGGGCCCGGCCGGACTTCACCGTCGAGGACCTCAAGGGCGCGCAGAGTCAGGCCGAACGGCTCACCGAATGGCTCAAACTCGCCCTGGACGAGCCGGAACTCCTGGAGACGCTCGGCGCCACACCGCATCTGGGCGTGCTGGTGTCCGGGCCGCACGGGGTCGGCAAGGCCACCCTGGTGCGGGTGGTGTGCGCGCACCGGCGGCTGGTCGAACTGGACGGCCCGGAGATCGGCGCACTGCCGGCCGAGGAACGGTTGCGCCGGGTCTCCGAGACGGTCGCCACGGTCCGCGACGGCGGCGGGGTGCTGCTGATCACCGATGTCGACGCGCTGCTGCCGCAGTCCGCCGACCGGCCGGCCGAACCGGTCGCCACCGCGATCCTCGCCGAACTGCGCGATGCGGTGGCGACCCGGGGGGTGGCGTTCATCGCCACCTCGGCGGTGCCGGACGCGGTGGACACCCGGCTGCGCGCCCCCGAGGTGTGCGACCGGGAACTCGGCCTGCCCCTGCCGGACGCCGCGATCCGGGAACAGCAGCTGGCGGTGCTGCTGCGGAACGTGCCCAGCGAGGATCTCCGGCTCTCCGAGATCGCGGACCGCACACCGGGTTTCGTGATCGCCGATCTGCAGGCGCTGATCCGGGAGGCCGCGTTGCGGGCCGCCGCGCGGGCCAGCGCCACCGGCGCGGCCCCGGTGTTGCGGCAGCAGGATCTGCTCGGCGCGCTGAGCGTCATCCGGCCGCTGTCCCGTTCGGCCACCGAGGAGGTCGCGGTCGGCTCGGTCACGTTCGACGACGTCGGCGACATGGCCGAGACCAAGCAGGCGCTCACCGAGGCGGTGTTGTGGCCGCTGCAGCATCCGGACACGTTCGCCCGGCTCGGGGTGCAGCCGCCGCGCGGGGTGCTGCTGTACGGCCCGCCCGGCTGCGGGAAGACGTTCGTGGTGCGCGCACTGGCCAGCACCGGCCGGCTGTCGGTGCACGCGGTCAAGGGTGCCGAGCTGATGGACAAGTGGGTCGGCTCCAGCGAGAAGGCGGTGCGGGAACTGTTCCAGCGGGCCCGGGCCTCGGCCCCGTCGCTGGTGTTCCTCGACGAGATCGACGCGCTGGCGCCGCGGCGCGGGCAGAGCGTCGACTCCGGGGTGACCGACCGGGTGGTGGCGTCGCTGCTGACCGAACTGGACGGCATCGAACCGCTGCGCGATGTGGTGGTCCTCGGCGCCACCAACCGCCCGGATCTGATCGATCCGGCGCTGCTGCGCCCGGGCCGGCTGGAGCGGCTGGTGTTCGTCGAGCCGCCGGACGCCGCGGCCCGCCGCGAGATTCTGGCCACCGCCGGCAAATCGATTCCGTTGGCCACCGAGGGACCGGACGCGGTCGACCTGGACGCGTTGGCCGCCGAACTGGACGGCTACAGCGCCGCGGACTGTGTGGCGCTGCTGCGGGAGGCCGCACTGACCGCGATGCGGCGCTCGATCGATGCCGCCGACGTCACGGCCGCCGACGTCGCCCGCGCCCGGGAGACGGTGCGGCCGTCGCTGGACCCGGCGCAGGTGCAGGCGCTGCGGGCCTTCGCCGCCGGCCGGTGA
- the pssA gene encoding CDP-diacylglycerol--serine O-phosphatidyltransferase encodes MKPRLKRPPGLKLVLPSGMTVAAICLALTSVKFAHDGSITPALALLAVAAILDALDGRIARMLNATSKMGEEIDSLADAVNFGVAPAFIVYWTLLPDSQVGWIVVLLYAVCIVLRLARFNALLDVDQPEYAKEFFTGMPAPAGAIGAIGPLAAKMQFGDGWWTSEWAVSVWMVGVSLLVISAIPMRKIHTFAVPANMVAPLLALLAIGVAAAIQYGYIVIMVIIVAYVLHIPFAVRSKRWLAAHPEAWSEQPRERRAARRAIRRARRPHPHRRSMARLGLRKPPRS; translated from the coding sequence ATGAAGCCGCGCCTCAAACGACCGCCCGGGCTGAAGCTGGTGCTGCCCAGCGGGATGACGGTGGCCGCCATCTGCCTGGCGCTGACCTCGGTGAAATTCGCCCACGACGGCAGCATCACCCCGGCGCTGGCGCTGCTGGCCGTGGCGGCGATCCTCGACGCGCTGGACGGCCGCATCGCCCGGATGCTCAACGCCACCTCGAAGATGGGCGAGGAGATCGACTCGCTGGCCGACGCGGTGAACTTCGGTGTGGCGCCGGCGTTCATCGTGTACTGGACGCTGTTGCCGGATTCGCAGGTCGGCTGGATCGTGGTGCTGCTGTATGCGGTGTGCATCGTGCTGCGGTTGGCCCGGTTCAACGCGCTGCTCGACGTCGATCAGCCCGAGTACGCCAAGGAGTTCTTCACCGGGATGCCCGCCCCCGCCGGGGCGATCGGCGCGATCGGACCGCTGGCGGCCAAGATGCAGTTCGGCGACGGCTGGTGGACGTCGGAGTGGGCGGTGTCGGTCTGGATGGTCGGTGTCTCGCTGCTGGTGATCAGCGCCATCCCGATGCGCAAGATCCACACCTTCGCGGTGCCGGCGAACATGGTGGCGCCGTTGCTGGCCCTGCTGGCGATCGGGGTGGCCGCGGCGATCCAGTACGGCTACATCGTGATCATGGTGATCATCGTGGCCTACGTGCTGCACATCCCGTTCGCGGTGCGCAGCAAGCGCTGGCTGGCCGCGCATCCGGAGGCGTGGAGCGAGCAGCCGCGGGAGCGGCGCGCGGCACGCCGGGCGATCCGGCGGGCCCGGCGGCCGCATCCGCACCGGCGGTCGATGGCCCGGCTCGGTCTGCGCAAGCCGCCGAGGTCGTGA